A window of Callospermophilus lateralis isolate mCalLat2 unplaced genomic scaffold, mCalLat2.hap1 Scaffold_2319, whole genome shotgun sequence genomic DNA:
ctaaaaagAGCCCTTCCTAGGGCTCCCTTTATTTCtctgttcctcaggctgtagatgaaggggttcagcatgggAGTGACCACCGTGTACATCAGAGCCATGACAGTGTCTTTCACAGTAGATTTATTAGCTGATGGACATAAGTACAGACCAATGACTGTCCCATAGAACAGTGACACCACAGAGAGGTGGGAGCCACAGGTGGAGAAGGTCTTACGGATACCTCGAGCAGAAGGGACCTTGAGAATGGAGGACACTATCTTTGCATAGGACACAAGAATGAGTAGGAAGGGGATGACAACAACAATTCCTCCTATAATAAATAGCACCCACTCATTTACTTGAGTGTCAGAGCAGGCCAGCTTTAGCAGGGCGGATATTTCACAGAAAAAGTGCGGGATCACATTGTCTGCACAGAAGGACAATCTGTTAACTAGCAGGGTGTGCAACAAGGAATAGAACGTGGTCTGCACCCAGAACAGCACCATCAGGGAGAGACAGAGCTTGGGGCTCATGATGGTGGTGTAGTGCAGGGGGAagcagatgg
This region includes:
- the LOC143386984 gene encoding olfactory receptor 1E5-like, whose product is MGKNQTLISEFLLLGLPIQPEHQNLFYALFLAMYLTTVLGNLLIITLICLDSHLHTPMYLFLSNLSLSDLCFSSVTMPKLLQNMQNEVPSIPYAGCLTQIYFVLFFGDLGNFILMAMAYDRYVAICFPLHYTTIMSPKLCLSLMVLFWVQTTFYSLLHTLLVNRLSFCADNVIPHFFCEISALLKLACSDTQVNEWVLFIIGGIVVVIPFLLILVSYAKIVSSILKVPSARGIRKTFSTCGSHLSVVSLFYGTVIGLYLCPSANKSTVKDTVMALMYTVVTPMLNPFIYSLRNREIKGALGRALFRKKISFCV